The genome window ACTTGGTGAAGTGGGGGTAGGTCGATCACCCCCCAGTTCGATAGTAGGAGGTTCCACTTCGACGGTGGGATGTTCCACTTCGACAGGCATTCCAGTGCACTGTTCTTAGTTGGAGGTAGGATAAGTCCCACGTCCCACTGGTTTGGATGggctctggaacgcaccattgTCCCTACCTGCCcgttaatgacatgtatcttaCCTTTTATCTTTTTAAAGGAACAGTAAGTCCCTTTGGGTGAAAGGCTCTGATGATTGATTGATAATAGTATAtggagagataaaaaaaaatatatatagtacttCGTTTtgcagcatcttatcctagctatctttgttgtaaacAGGAAATGGGTTAACCCAATACATTTTAGTGCTTGGCATTTGGTTctctgaacatccttactgtagcgacagcgatatattgtttctccttcttctgacaaatgcacttattgtaagtcgctttggataaaaccatCTGCTAAATGTCCTACATTAGGTTGATGTAAATGATGTGAGACAAAGGTGCGCTCCAGAGTTGAGGGCAGCGACGCTCCCGGACATTAAGAGCTGGCTGTGTTGGTCTGCGCCCGCAGGCGGGCCACGAGGGGGACTGTGAGTTCCAGGTGATCCTCTGTCCCTCGTGTAAAGAGCTGATGAGGGCCAACGAGAAGGAGCGCCACAACGAACGCGAGTGTCCCGAGAGAACGCTCAACTGCAAGTACTGCAAAGAGCCGTTCCTTTTGAAGAACATCAAGGTGAGCGCACAGCAGAGCGTAAACACAGCCCGCGGGTGACATGTTGCCATCGGTCTGTTTCCCACCGCAGGCTCAAATGacccacaacacagacacacaccaccgtcCATGACTGTTTTGattattgaaatgtcattttccTAGTTCATAGATTTGGATGAACACTGTTGGAACTTCAATGAGGACTTTATCTTTTAGGCTCATGATGAAATCTGTCCAAAGTACCCAATGATTTGTGATGGCTGTGCTAAGAAAAAGATTCCCAGAGAAAAGGTAACCAACCCGAGTGGTTTAGTGTTTTCAaatgagagggaggggcagggtGTTATACAGATACAGCTTGTTCGACCCTAGCTCCCAGTATTCATGTGATAGGCTATCTCTTTTCTTCCAGTATGTGGACCATATTAGATTCTGCAGTAAATTTAAAGCGCCATGCAGATTTCATGTTGTTGGCTGCGATATGTCTGTAAGTAGCCATTTTTGTCCTCAGTAGCCTCCTGTTAGTTGAATTCAGTCTGTTTGGTCCAACTAGGCCAACATTAATGCTGCTGGCTGTGCATGGGTTTCTCAAGTctctgttcctgtgtgtgtgtgtgtgcgcgtgtgtgtgtgtgtgtggtggtcttCTGCCTCTCCCTCAAGGTGGAGAAAGAGAAGGTGCACGAGCACGAGAGCGCCTGCTCCTACGAACACTTGAACATGCTCTTGCACTTCATCATGGGCATCAAGGTGAGCCTGGAGAGCCTGCAGCCCCAGAGCTTGGACGTGGCCAGCCACAGGCTGCAGGAGCTACACCAGTCCCTCAGGCACCTGGAGCACAAGATGAACCAgctggggggaggtggtgttctTGGAGCTgttggtggagttggtggtggtggtggcggcgctcCTGCTGCTCCGGTGTTGGGGGCCTGCGCCCTGGCCCCGGCCTCGGCCCCGGCCCTCGCCACCACCTCCTTCACGCCGCTGCCCAGCGCGGTGGGGGCGGCGCTGGAGCTGCAGCTGCACAGCGAGAAGACCaaggtggtggagctggggcGACGCTGCCAGCAGCTGGAGCTGAAGGTCGACACCTTCGAGAACATCGTGTGCGTGCTGAACCGCGAGGTGGAGCGCTCCGTCACCACCATGGAGACGTACAACAGCCAGCACCGCCTGGACCAGGACAAGATCGAGATCCTCAGCAACAAGgtccaaaccaacacacacccattgCTCATTATTTTTCCTCCTCCCTGTTCCATGGTTAATGTACAGTGCACTTTGTGATGTGTGATTGAAATGCCTCGTCTTGGTTTCATTGCATGCGGAAAAGATTGCAAAATAGATAACATTATCGTCCAtcacacacaggtagacacacataggtacacacacacacacgcacacgcacacacacacagatacaggtagacacacacacacacacacacacacacacacacacacacacacacacacacacacacacacacacacacacacacacacacacacacacacacacacacacagatacaggtagacacacaaacgggtagacacacacacacacacagaggtagacacacacacaggtacacagaggtagacagacacacacacacatagatacaggtagacacacaaacagacacacacacacacacacacacagaggtagacacacacacacacacacacacagacacacagacacacagacacacacacacacacacacacacacccccacccacccaccaggtGCTGATCCTGGCGTGCCCCTCCAGGTGCGGCAGCTGGAGCGGACGGTGGGCCTGCGGGACCTGTCCATCGTGGAGATGGAGGGCAAGATGAGGGAGATGGCGGCGGCCACCTTCGACGGCATCTTCGTCTGGAAGATCTCCGACTTCACCAAGAAGCGTCAGGACGCCGTGGCTGGCAGGGCGCCCGCCATGTTTTCACCAGGTAAGGCCGTCCTGTGGGGCGGTGGCTAGAGTCCCCTtcagggggagggcggggtaGGCCAGAGCAGGGGGTCCCAACCTGGGTCCATCACGGCCCACCTCAACACCTCAAGTGTATCCGGCCCGCCGCAGAGCAGAGCAGAAACACGGTGTTCCAGAACCTTACCCTTGTTCTGGAAACCATGATAAGGTTACAAAATTACCATATATGTATCTATGCATATAATCGTTATGATacaaattattaaaataataacatgAATGTGGTATTGGTATATGGGCAATGTCCCACAGATTGGGCAACACTGGTCTAGTAGTAGTGGGCATTTGTCGCCCAGTCAAAAGGGTGTCTTTTAACCCCAATGTCGTCCTGTAGTGTAAGATGCCCTAGATTCACATTTAATCGCTTTGGATACAGTTGTCTGTGAAGTAACTAAGTAGTATCTGTAAATATTAACTAAACGGTAacgatcgtgtgtgtgtgtgtgtgtgtgtgtgtgtgtgtgtgtgtgtgtgtgtgtgtgtgtgtgtgtgtgtgtgtgtgtgtgtgtgtgtgtgtgtgtgtgtgtgtgtgtgtgtgtgtgtgcacttgcgtgtgtgtattaccCAGCGTACTACACCAGTAAGTACGGCTACAAGATGTGTCTGCGTATCTACCTGAACGGGGACGGGACGGGCCGCAGCACTCACCTGTCTCTGTTCTTCGTGGTGATGAGAGGACACAGCGACGCACTGCTCAAGTGGCCCTTCAACCAGAAAGTAAGACGCGCGGCGGCCGTGCCCACACGAGCATGTAGACTGGGTGGCCGGCGAtttttgagttcgccctgcagaagggtctggacaAGAGCAATGCCTTTCTTTCTCGTTTCGGTTCGtatttgcgggagccaatcaccaagctggctttcccCCCcgggcgcgctattggctggtttaacacgaTGGTGACAGGGAAGCGCCGGCAAGAAGCCAACTGCGTACAATCctttgaactaggcccattgatcacgcctGTTGTGCTGAAGAGaatgacggcagcttccccagaccaagacgcgtgcacacaccacacacaattgATACACTCATCAGTACTTTTACTAATTTATCAGAATAAATTCTGGTGACCGTACCAAGATGAATTTATTTCTAAATGTGCAAATACATTTCTTAATTCAGAATCATGGGAACAGTAGTATGGCTTAACATTAATTGTAATAAAGAAATTGACTATACGTTAATTATTTTCAACAACTACCGAATACTTAGCTACAGAATTCTTCTACTAGTTATGACACATTTATTATTACAATCATAATGATGATATATACCATTTGCTAGACACTAATAGCCGTAGGCTCCAGGCACAGTCATCCTGACTCCATTCATCATTATGTGCTGCTTAGTATGCACTATCCAAGCATTTGGGCCAATTTATCATCATATTtagattatttattattttgtgtgtattgataTTAATGTTTTTCTATATTTCATACTTGTATTAGTTTCTGTATATTTAATAATTATTTGCCGAAGGCtctgtgaatagtggggaatagcccctaTCCCCCTTagtcacggagcctgaggttttagaatatactacacgtgaacactccaaagaTAAACAAGGTAACACTTTTTTCcgggatttatttattttttattagcggtttgtttgtttttgttagtgCGACAAGACGGCCGTCACGCGCACATTTTGCGATGAATACAAtgtcccgagtttgagatctcaatcatggaatgttgcccaatatcccgagatagcgaaccaatcaaaccaataaaaaaaaatttttgtggtcgatagtgtttaa of Gadus macrocephalus chromosome 11, ASM3116895v1 contains these proteins:
- the LOC132467209 gene encoding TNF receptor-associated factor 2-like isoform X1; protein product: MAAQEPSPTSSLEGNKPGFPKKILANHLEDKHLCNSCQKILRRPLQAQCGHRFCSFCFNKTVSSGPQKCSACIREDLFEEPTSILKLGGAFPDNAARREIEALTAVCPNEGCTWTGIIKEYEAGHEGDCEFQVILCPSCKELMRANEKERHNERECPERTLNCKYCKEPFLLKNIKAHDEICPKYPMICDGCAKKKIPREKYVDHIRFCSKFKAPCRFHVVGCDMSVEKEKVHEHESACSYEHLNMLLHFIMGIKVSLESLQPQSLDVASHRLQELHQSLRHLEHKMNQLGGGGVLGAVGGVGGGGGGAPAAPVLGACALAPASAPALATTSFTPLPSAVGAALELQLHSEKTKVVELGRRCQQLELKVDTFENIVCVLNREVERSVTTMETYNSQHRLDQDKIEILSNKVRQLERTVGLRDLSIVEMEGKMREMAAATFDGIFVWKISDFTKKRQDAVAGRAPAMFSPAYYTSKYGYKMCLRIYLNGDGTGRSTHLSLFFVVMRGHSDALLKWPFNQKVTLMLLDQNNREHIIDAFRPDVSSSSFQRPVSDMNIASGCPLFCPLLKLDSKNSYIRDDTVFIKAIVDLTGL
- the LOC132467209 gene encoding TNF receptor-associated factor 2-like isoform X2, coding for MAAQEPSPTSSLEGNKPGFPKKILANHLEDKHLCNSCQKILRRPLQAQCGHRFCSFCFNKTVSSGPQKCSACIREDLFEEPTSILKLGGAFPDNAARREIEALTAVCPNEGCTWTGIIKEYEAGHEGDCEFQVILCPSCKELMRANEKERHNERECPERTLNCKYCKEPFLLKNIKAHDEICPKYPMICDGCAKKKIPREKVEKEKVHEHESACSYEHLNMLLHFIMGIKVSLESLQPQSLDVASHRLQELHQSLRHLEHKMNQLGGGGVLGAVGGVGGGGGGAPAAPVLGACALAPASAPALATTSFTPLPSAVGAALELQLHSEKTKVVELGRRCQQLELKVDTFENIVCVLNREVERSVTTMETYNSQHRLDQDKIEILSNKVRQLERTVGLRDLSIVEMEGKMREMAAATFDGIFVWKISDFTKKRQDAVAGRAPAMFSPAYYTSKYGYKMCLRIYLNGDGTGRSTHLSLFFVVMRGHSDALLKWPFNQKVTLMLLDQNNREHIIDAFRPDVSSSSFQRPVSDMNIASGCPLFCPLLKLDSKNSYIRDDTVFIKAIVDLTGL
- the LOC132467209 gene encoding TNF receptor-associated factor 2-like isoform X3, producing MAAQEPSPTSSLEGNKPGFPKKILANHLEDKHLCNSCQKILRRPLQAQCGHRFCSFCFNKTVSSGPQKCSACIREDLFEEPTSILKLGGAFPDNAARREIEALTAVCPNEGCTWTGIIKEYEAGHEGDCEFQVILCPSCKELMRANEKERHNERECPERTLNCKYCKEPFLLKNIKVEKEKVHEHESACSYEHLNMLLHFIMGIKVSLESLQPQSLDVASHRLQELHQSLRHLEHKMNQLGGGGVLGAVGGVGGGGGGAPAAPVLGACALAPASAPALATTSFTPLPSAVGAALELQLHSEKTKVVELGRRCQQLELKVDTFENIVCVLNREVERSVTTMETYNSQHRLDQDKIEILSNKVRQLERTVGLRDLSIVEMEGKMREMAAATFDGIFVWKISDFTKKRQDAVAGRAPAMFSPAYYTSKYGYKMCLRIYLNGDGTGRSTHLSLFFVVMRGHSDALLKWPFNQKVTLMLLDQNNREHIIDAFRPDVSSSSFQRPVSDMNIASGCPLFCPLLKLDSKNSYIRDDTVFIKAIVDLTGL